A window of Octopus sinensis linkage group LG29, ASM634580v1, whole genome shotgun sequence contains these coding sequences:
- the LOC118768404 gene encoding uncharacterized protein LOC118768404, translating into MINTSEKVLAEAELSNRSISRMLGIIKILPKTIPLEEQQVNVLYSNLGIGVSKVNQDSFDGLFYGVSYGTDETEANTQLFNHSYSDQQQDDIQTLSFISLPKSLPKHLEDEQRSTLARVVFYSMRNDKLYRVRNKTFLLSV; encoded by the exons ATGATAAATACATCAGAGAAGGTTTTGGCTGAGGCAGAACTATCTAATAGAAGTATCAGCAG AATGCTGGGCATTATAAAAATATTGCCAAAAACAATTCCACTGGAAGAGCAGCAAGTCAACGTTTTATACTCAAATCTTGGTATTGGTGTTTCCAAAGTGAATCAAGATAGTTTCGATGGTCTTTTCTATGGCGTTTCCTACGGAACTGATGAAACGGAAGCAAACACACAG CTCTTTAACCACTCATACTCTGACCAACAACAAGATGATATACAGACACTTTCCTTTATTTCCTTACCAAAGAGTTTACCAAAACATCTGGAAGACGAACAAAGATCAACCCTTGCAAGGGTAGTATTTTACTCCATGAGGAATGATAAGCTCTATAGGGTACGGAACaaaacttttcttctttctgtttga